TGATCGGGTCTTGCAGATCGACGTCCATCGGGATCACCGCGTCGCCGGTCGCATATTCCAGACCGGCGAACAGTGCTGGCTCCTTGCCGAAGTTGCGCGAAAAGTTGATCAGCAGCACCAGATCATCGACCCGCGCCAGCGCTTTGGCCTGCTCTGCCGTGCCATCGGAACTGCCGTCGTTGATGAACACGATCTCGACCTCGTTGCCGCCAAGCCTCAACTCGTGGCGCACCGCCTGATAGAACAGGCCGATCGCCTGCTCTTCGTTGAACACCGGAACGATCAGCGAAACCTTCACGTTTCACGCTCCTGAACAATGCCGTGTAACCGTTCGACAGAGTCCGTTCGCCGTCGTTCTTGTGCGCCGTCGCCCCGCCAGACCGGTGGGCGGATTCGTACATCCAGCTTAGGTCAAGGCGGGCATTTGAGACATTCAGTAATATCGGGATTTTGCAATTGCCCACGAATCGCGCCACCCTGCGCGCCGCCGATGTGCGGCGCGCAACCTTTTGCGGCGCTGGCCACTCCTTATTCAACACCCGTTCACGAGCCCGCTGTCATGACGTTTGAACGCGATCATCGAATCGACTTTTTTCGAGGCCTGGCGCTGATCTTCATCTTCTGGGATCACGTGCCCCACAACCCCCTCGGTCAAATCACCCCGCGTAACTTCGGTTTCAGCGATGCCGCCGAAATTTTCGTGTTTCTGGCCGGTTATGCGGCGGCCCTGGCCTACGGCAAAATCCTTCAGCGCGATGGTTACCTGATCGCCTGCGTGAAGATCCTGCGCCGCGCCTGGGTGCTCTACGTGGTGCATATTTTCCTGCTGGCGATGCTGATGGGCATCGTGTTCTTCGCCAACAGCCATGTGGAAACCCGGGATCTGGTGGAAGAAATGGGCATGCACCATTTCATCACCAACCCGCAGCAAGCCCTGGTGGATGAACTGCTGCTGCGCTTCAAACCCAACCTCATGGACCCGCTGCCGTTGTACATCGTGCTGCTGGCCGGTTTGCCGCTGGTGTTGCCGATGCTGGTGCGCAAGGCCTGGGCGGTGGTGGCGGTGTCGTTGACGGTGTACCTGCTGGCGCCGTGGTTCGGCTGGAACCTGGCCGCCATCAAGGACGGCGTGTGGTACTTCAACCCGGTCGTCTGGCAACTGTTGTTTGTACTCGGCGGTGCCGCTGCGACTCACGGGCAGCGGCCACGGTTACCCGAGACTCGTGCGCTGCGGCGTCAGCCATTGTTTATCAGTGCGTTGATGTACGTGGTCATCACCGGCGTGATTACCGTCTCGTGGCGATGGCCGGAAATTCATGACGCGGTCATGCCGGGCTGGCTGAGCAACCTGATATACCCGATCAGCAAGACCGACCTGTCGCCGGTACGGCTGCTGCACTTCCTGGCGCTGGCGTACGTCACTGCGAAATTGTTGCCGGATACCGGCTGGACCCAAAACTGGCTGGCGCAGCAAAGTTGTCGCATGGGGCGTTACTCGCTGGAAATTTTCTGCCTCGGCGTGTTGTTGGCGCCACTGGCCGATATGGTCAACGCCATGACCGACGATGCCTTTGCCATGCAGATATTCACTGCGCTGGTGGGGCTCGGGTTAATGGCTCTGCTGGGAGCATGGCTTGATTTCAACAAACGATTGACCGCACCGGCACAGGTCGCCGCCGCCCGATACTGACTGTGTAAATCCCCTCGCCACAGGAGATCTCATCAGCCAATAAAAAGCCCCGGTCAATTGACCGGGGCTTTTTCATTTCAAGCGTAACGATTTACGAAGCCGAAGGCACCGCACCTTGCGATACGTTGGTCGGTTGCAGCTTGAACACGTAGAACAACACTGTCAGCAACACCAGGAACGCCGGCCCCACATACAGCGCAACGCGGGTGTCCGGGAAGTAAGCCATCAGGCCGACCACCAACACCAGGAACGCCAGCGCCAGGTACGAGCTGACCGGGTACAGCCACATTTTGTATTTCAGGCCGGCCCGTTCGCTGGCGCTCAGGCCTTTACGGAATTTGAGCTGGGCCAGCAGGATCATCACCCAGGTCCAGATGGCGCCGAAGGTGGCAATCGCCGTCACCCAGACGAAAACCTTCTCAGGCACCAGGTAGTTGAGCAGTACGCCCAGCAGCAAGGCGAAAATCGACAGCAGCAGTGCACGACGCGGCACGCCGTTGTTCGAAGTCGTGGCGAAACCGGCCGGGGCCTGGCCGTTCTGCGCCAGGCTGTAGAGCATGCGCCCGGTGCTGAAAATGCCACCGTTGCAGGACGACAGCGCCGCGGTGATCACCACAAAGTTGATGATGCCGGCGGCGGTCTTGATGCCCAGACGCTCGAACGTCATCACGAACGGACTGCCCTGGGTGCCGATTTCATTCCACGGGTAGATCGACAGGATCACGAACAACGCGCCGACGTAGAACAGCAGGATCCGCCAGAACACCGAGCCGATGGCATTGGGAATGGTCTTCTGCGGGTTCTTCGCTTCACCGGCGGTCAGGCCGATCATCTCGACGCCGAGGTAGGCGAACATCACCATTTGCAGGGACATCAACACGCCTTGCACGCCGTTGGGCATGAAGCCGCCATGGGCCCAGAGGTTGGAAACCCCCAGCGCCACGCCGTCGTTACCGAAACCGAACGCGATCACACCGATGCCGCCAACCACCATCGCAATAATGGTGACGATCTTGATCAGGGCGAACCAGAACTCGAATTCACCGAAGGCTTTCACTGCGATCAGGTTGATCGAGCCCATGCTGACCAGCGCCGCCAGCGCCCAGATCCAGCGCGGCACCTCGGGGAACCAGACGCCCATGTACACCGCCACCGCGGTGATTTCCGCGACGCAGGTCACCAGCCACAGGAACCAGTAGTTCCATCCGGTCAGGAAGCCCGCCAGGGGACCGAGATAATCCTGAGCATAACGGCTGAACGAGCCGGCGACCGGGTTGTGCACCGCCATTTCGCCGAGGGCACGCATGATCACCAGGATCACCAGACCGCCGATGATGTAGGACAGCATGATAGCCGGGCCGGCCATTTCAATGGCCTTGGCCGAACCGAGAAACAGACCGACGCCGATACAGGCACCGAGCGCCATCAAGCGAATATGCCGTTCGCCGAGTTCGCGTTTAAGCGGGCCGCCTTGAGCGGTCTCGCCGTGGGGCAGGTGATTGCCGACTGGCATAGGGGTACAACCTCGTCTTGTTATTGGATATGACCACCGAGTGTCGAAGCACTGACCGATAAGCCAGTGCTTGCCTGAAACCGGCCCTGCTTCGTGGGCAGAACCGTCCTGTAGGACAAAACCTCCAGGATCAGCGGGGCATGCAGTATAAAAAGCTGACGGCAGAGATTTTCACTCTATAAATCACAAAATTCAGGCGTACATCTCGATAAAAATGCGATTTCAGGAGATGGATTGTCTGGATTTGTAGGATTTTTCGCCATTTGAAACACCGCCGAGTATTGCACGGTATTGGTGCAGCGTCATGCCCCTGCCTACGTAGTATTTACGTCAAGAAGGCTCTAGTTAGCGTGTTTCAGCTTCCACGATCTTCTGTGGCCATTTCGATCCTGTGGCGAGGGAGCTTGCTCCCGCTCGACTGCGCAGCAGACGCAATTCAGCACATAAGTTTTACCTGACAGAGCACGATTACATTGATCAGGTCTGCTTCGCAGCCCAGCGGGAGCAAGCTCCCTCGCCACAGGAATTGTGCTGCTAATTGGACTTTCGGAAAATTCACTCAAAGTTTGAGGCGTCGTGTAGGTCGAGGTGTGGCTAGCGTGAATGGAAATCACTATTTCCAGGAAGCAAAGGAATGCACCCACGACCCAACTCGCACTTGCTACGCCATGGACGCGTTTCAGAAAAAGGCCGGGCCTATCTCATAACGGCAGTTGTGCATAAGCGTTGCCAGATTTTCGCCAACTGGCGATTGGGTCGCTTGCTGGTTGCGGAACTCAGACGCGCCCACGAACAGGAATGGGTCAACTCGATAGCCTGGGTGGTCATGCCGGACCACTTCCATTGGCTGGTGCAACTTGAGCAGTGCACCTTGGCGCACCTCATGCAAGCGACCAAATCACGCAGCACACTTACAATCAACCAAGCGCTGCGCCGCGAAGGCGCATTCTGGCAAACCGGCTTTCACGACCGGGCAATCCGTGATGGCGAAGAGCTCCTGCCCTATGCTCGTTACATTGTTGCCAACCCATTGCGTGCGGGACTGGTCGGGAAAATCGGCGATTACCCCCTCTGGGATGCTTGTTGGCTCTAATCAACTGACTCCACACGTCCCTGTGGCGAGGGAGCTTGCTCCCGTCGGGCTGCGAAGCAGACCCGAACCCTGAACATGCGGGTTGTCTGAATGATTCGGTCTACAGGTTTTTCGACGGCTCCGCCCGAGCGCGAACCGGCGGGTGGGCCGGCGGGAGCAAGCTCCCTCGCCACAATACTGACATTTGGTTCTCCACAATTTTTTCACCATCGCCAACCACCGTCTAAGCTTCAAACAAGTCCGATCAATCTGCGTGAATGGATCAGTCGACTATGGGTGCTTTGTGGCAAACCGATTCGAGTAAAACTGTGGTTCCGACTGAACGTTTGGATGAAGCGCCTTTACCTGAAAAACCTCGCCGTAGTCGCACGAAACACGGCTGGGGCGCCTTCTGGTTGTTGCTGTTGATTATCGCGATTGTCGTGGGTCTGGCTGCCGCCAAGGAAATGCGCACCTCGAAGCTTCAATCCCGGGAAGCCAGCAAATTTGCAGCGACCCTCAAATATGATTTGCAACCCGGTCCCAGCGACGCCATTCGCTACCCCGGCACCGGGCCGTTCGATCTGCGATTGGGCTACAGCTCGCTGGGTGAATTCCTGCCGCGATTGCTCAAGCGTGATTACGTCATCTCGGCCCAGACCCGATTTTCCCAGGCGCTGATGGACTACAGCGACAACGGTCTTTTCGTGCCCTACCCGGAGAAGATCCAGGCCGGGTTGTTGATCACCGATTGCCGGGCGGCACCGTTGTATCAGTACAAATATCCGCAACAACTCTATTCGAGCTTTGATGCAATCCCACCCGTGGTCGTCAACAGTTTGCTGTTCATCGAAAACCGCTTTCTGCTCGACCCTCGTCAACCCCGGGCCAACCCCGCCGTGGATTGGCCACGGTTCGGCATGGCCGCGTGGTCGCAGGTTGCCAAGTTGCTGCACATGCCCGGCCAGTCAGCGGGCGGCAGTACCCTGGCGACGCAACTCGAAAAATACCGTCATTCACCGGATGGCTTGACGGTGTCGGGCGGGGAAAAAATCCGCCAGATGATTTCCGCCACCGTGCGCGCCTATCAGGCCGGCCCGGAAACCCTTGAGGCTCGCAAGAACATCGTGCGCGATTACCTTAATAGCGTGCCGCTGTCGGCCGTGCCGGGGCACGGCGAAGTCCATGGCATGGCCGAAGGTCTGCGTGTCTGGTACGGCGCCGACTTCAACAAGGCCAACGAGGCGCTGGCCAGTACTGCCACGGACCCGCAGAGCCTGGCCGCCAAAGGCCTGGCCTTGCGTGAGATGCTGTCGTTGATGATCGCCCAGCGCCGCCCTTCCCACTACCTGACCAAGGGCCGTGACGAACTGGCCGACCTCACCGACAGTCACATTCGTCTGTTGGCACAGAACAATGTCATCGATGCGCCGTTTGCGGCGGCCGCACTGGCCAGCAAAGTGACCTACCGCGACTGGCAGACCCAGCCGACCATTCAACCGATCGAAACCAACAAAGGCATCAGCGTGGCGCGCAGTCGACTGGGCGGCTTGCTCAATCGGCCGCTGTACGACCTTGATCGCCTCGATCTGTCGGCCACCACCACCCTGCAAGGTGACCTGCAAACCCAGGCCACCGAATACCTCAAGCATTTGGCCGACCCCGCCTTTGCCGCGCAAATCGGCCTGATGGGCGAACGCCTGCTCACGCCCACCAGCACCACGCAAGTGCGCTATAGCTTCACGCTGTTCGAACTGACCCCGGACGGCTCGCGGGTGCGGGTGCAGACCGACAGCACCGATCAGCCATTCGACATCAACGAGGGCAGCAAGCTGGAGTTAGGCTCCACCGCGAAAATGCGCGTGCTGACCACTTATCTGCAAATCATCGCCGAGCTGCACGACAAGTACGCCGAAATGACCGTACCGGAATTGAAGAAAGTCGACGTCCCGGATCAGGATCGCCTGAGCCGCTGGGCTGTCGATTACCTGATTGAGAACAAGGACCGAAACCTGCCGGCCATGCTCGGCGCCGCGCTGGACCGCAAATACTCCGCCAGCCCCGGCGAAGCTTTTTTCACCGGTGGCGGGCTGCACACCTTCGTCAACTTCCGCAAGGAAGACAACGGCCGCCTGCCGACCCTGCGCGATGCCCTGCGCGAATCGATCAACCTGCCGTTCATTCGGCTGATGCGCGATCTGGTGCGCTACACCACCTACTCCGGCCCGAACAACAGCGCTGCACTGCTCGGCGACGACCGCGATCCCCGGCGTCAGGAATACCTGGCCGAGTTCGCCGACCGCGAGGGCACTTCGTTCCTGCTCAAGTTCTGGAAAAAGTACAAGAACAAGGACACCCAGGCACGGCTCGAAACGTTCCTCGACAGCATGCGCCCGACGCCGATCCGTATAGCCGCCGTGCATCGTTATCTGCTGCCGCAGGCCAGCCAGGAAAGCTTCAACACCTTTGTGCGCGCGCACCTCACAGGCGTCAAGCTCACCGAAAAACTCACGGATGAACGCCTTCAACGGCTCTATGAAAATTACAGTCCCGGCCGCTACGACTTGCCGGATCAGGGCTTCATCGCCAAGGTTCACCCGTTGGACTTGTGGCTGATGGGCTATCTGCTGAACAACCCGGATGCCAAGTGGAGCCAGATCGTCAAGGCCAGTCAGTTCGAGCGTCAGGAAGTCTACAGCTGGCTGTTCAAGAGTCGTCACAAGGGCGCCCGCGACAGCCGTATCCGCACCATGCTGGAAATCGAGGCGTTTCTCGACATTCACGCGCGCTGGCAGAAAGTCGGCTATCCGTTCGATCACCTGGTGCCCTCGCTGGCCACCGCCATCGGCAGTTCCGGCGACCGTCCGGCGGCGCTGGCGGAGCTGATCGGCACCATTCT
This DNA window, taken from Pseudomonas fluorescens NCIMB 11764, encodes the following:
- a CDS encoding OpgC family protein, translating into MTFERDHRIDFFRGLALIFIFWDHVPHNPLGQITPRNFGFSDAAEIFVFLAGYAAALAYGKILQRDGYLIACVKILRRAWVLYVVHIFLLAMLMGIVFFANSHVETRDLVEEMGMHHFITNPQQALVDELLLRFKPNLMDPLPLYIVLLAGLPLVLPMLVRKAWAVVAVSLTVYLLAPWFGWNLAAIKDGVWYFNPVVWQLLFVLGGAAATHGQRPRLPETRALRRQPLFISALMYVVITGVITVSWRWPEIHDAVMPGWLSNLIYPISKTDLSPVRLLHFLALAYVTAKLLPDTGWTQNWLAQQSCRMGRYSLEIFCLGVLLAPLADMVNAMTDDAFAMQIFTALVGLGLMALLGAWLDFNKRLTAPAQVAAARY
- a CDS encoding REP-associated tyrosine transposase, whose translation is MHPRPNSHLLRHGRVSEKGRAYLITAVVHKRCQIFANWRLGRLLVAELRRAHEQEWVNSIAWVVMPDHFHWLVQLEQCTLAHLMQATKSRSTLTINQALRREGAFWQTGFHDRAIRDGEELLPYARYIVANPLRAGLVGKIGDYPLWDACWL
- a CDS encoding transglycosylase domain-containing protein; the encoded protein is MGALWQTDSSKTVVPTERLDEAPLPEKPRRSRTKHGWGAFWLLLLIIAIVVGLAAAKEMRTSKLQSREASKFAATLKYDLQPGPSDAIRYPGTGPFDLRLGYSSLGEFLPRLLKRDYVISAQTRFSQALMDYSDNGLFVPYPEKIQAGLLITDCRAAPLYQYKYPQQLYSSFDAIPPVVVNSLLFIENRFLLDPRQPRANPAVDWPRFGMAAWSQVAKLLHMPGQSAGGSTLATQLEKYRHSPDGLTVSGGEKIRQMISATVRAYQAGPETLEARKNIVRDYLNSVPLSAVPGHGEVHGMAEGLRVWYGADFNKANEALASTATDPQSLAAKGLALREMLSLMIAQRRPSHYLTKGRDELADLTDSHIRLLAQNNVIDAPFAAAALASKVTYRDWQTQPTIQPIETNKGISVARSRLGGLLNRPLYDLDRLDLSATTTLQGDLQTQATEYLKHLADPAFAAQIGLMGERLLTPTSTTQVRYSFTLFELTPDGSRVRVQTDSTDQPFDINEGSKLELGSTAKMRVLTTYLQIIAELHDKYAEMTVPELKKVDVPDQDRLSRWAVDYLIENKDRNLPAMLGAALDRKYSASPGEAFFTGGGLHTFVNFRKEDNGRLPTLRDALRESINLPFIRLMRDLVRYTTYSGPNNSAALLGDDRDPRRQEYLAEFADREGTSFLLKFWKKYKNKDTQARLETFLDSMRPTPIRIAAVHRYLLPQASQESFNTFVRAHLTGVKLTEKLTDERLQRLYENYSPGRYDLPDQGFIAKVHPLDLWLMGYLLNNPDAKWSQIVKASQFERQEVYSWLFKSRHKGARDSRIRTMLEIEAFLDIHARWQKVGYPFDHLVPSLATAIGSSGDRPAALAELIGTILNDGVRMPTLRIDSLHFAANTPYETKLINDPDVGKRVMPSEVATAMREALSQVVDAGTAKRVSGSFITPDGKPLGMGGKTGTGDNRIEAIGSGGRILSSKSINRTATFVFFIGESHFGTMTAFVPGRTAEAFKFTSALPVQVLKGMAPILTPYLQPGTHTQCLPVEVARR
- a CDS encoding amino acid permease gives rise to the protein MPVGNHLPHGETAQGGPLKRELGERHIRLMALGACIGVGLFLGSAKAIEMAGPAIMLSYIIGGLVILVIMRALGEMAVHNPVAGSFSRYAQDYLGPLAGFLTGWNYWFLWLVTCVAEITAVAVYMGVWFPEVPRWIWALAALVSMGSINLIAVKAFGEFEFWFALIKIVTIIAMVVGGIGVIAFGFGNDGVALGVSNLWAHGGFMPNGVQGVLMSLQMVMFAYLGVEMIGLTAGEAKNPQKTIPNAIGSVFWRILLFYVGALFVILSIYPWNEIGTQGSPFVMTFERLGIKTAAGIINFVVITAALSSCNGGIFSTGRMLYSLAQNGQAPAGFATTSNNGVPRRALLLSIFALLLGVLLNYLVPEKVFVWVTAIATFGAIWTWVMILLAQLKFRKGLSASERAGLKYKMWLYPVSSYLALAFLVLVVGLMAYFPDTRVALYVGPAFLVLLTVLFYVFKLQPTNVSQGAVPSAS